One genomic window of Corallococcus exiguus includes the following:
- a CDS encoding SGNH/GDSL hydrolase family protein, with product MSVNYVSLGDSTAVGVGASQGGGYPDRLASRLRKDGLPVGHSNLGQSGARVRDIVNNALKRVIALQPTLITLGVGTNDIWRGTEVAEFQDDLDRIARRLKQTGASMVVVNLADMALAPVAKMVPSALYEGRIEPFNEAIASVARAHGLHLVDLFTASREMIPRRPDFFCSDGFHPSAVGYEEWADLMLPVVRTLVQR from the coding sequence ATGAGCGTCAACTACGTCTCGTTGGGTGACAGCACGGCGGTGGGGGTGGGGGCGTCGCAGGGCGGGGGATATCCCGACCGGCTCGCCTCCCGCCTCCGCAAGGACGGCCTGCCCGTGGGCCATAGCAACCTGGGGCAGAGCGGTGCGCGTGTGCGCGACATCGTCAACAACGCCCTCAAGCGCGTCATCGCGTTGCAGCCCACGCTCATCACCCTGGGCGTGGGCACCAACGACATCTGGCGCGGCACCGAGGTGGCGGAGTTCCAGGATGACCTGGACCGCATCGCCCGGCGGCTGAAGCAGACCGGCGCGTCCATGGTGGTGGTGAACCTGGCGGACATGGCGCTCGCGCCGGTGGCGAAGATGGTGCCCAGCGCGCTGTATGAAGGGCGCATCGAGCCGTTCAACGAAGCCATCGCCTCCGTGGCCCGCGCGCACGGGCTGCACCTGGTGGACCTCTTCACCGCCAGCCGGGAGATGATCCCCCGGCGCCCGGACTTCTTCTGCTCGGATGGCTTCCACCCGTCCGCGGTGGGCTACGAGGAGTGGGCGGACCTGATGCTCCCCGTGGTCCGCACGCTCGTGCAGCGGTAG
- a CDS encoding trypsin-like peptidase domain-containing protein, producing MTHTLPSSRRKLVAAVLVLASPTLALAQAPAPQQPAAPKTQQAASGQAGNLQPATREAQSLASLAPLVESVKSAVVNVDVQARPEVPEGMEDNPLFDRFFGGNGRGRGGGRSEREQIRQGAGSGFIIDPKGLVLTNNHVIEDAVTITIRLDDGRSFSGEVVGRDPLTDVAVVKIKEKVDQLPTVKLGDSDAVRVGDWVLAIGNPFGLASSVSVGILSARAREIGASVYDDFLQTDAAINPGNSGGPLFNMKGEVVGINTAIVGGGTGIGFSVPSNLIKALLPQLEKEGAVTRGWLGVGIQPLTRELGQALKLSVSEGAILTQITPDSPAAKAGLKPDDVVVAVDGKQVRSDSDLTRTVALKKPNTVATLSLYRDGKKQDVKVTMGTRPDLEGLSKKKPGATDEQDSSRRVGVSLQDLDARTASQAGFTERAGALITDIVPGSPADRAQLTPGMLVVEANKKPIASAKELAAAIRAAPKGSTLLLRVAGPGGGRLLRALTVP from the coding sequence ATGACCCACACGCTCCCTTCGTCCCGTCGCAAGCTCGTGGCCGCCGTGCTGGTGTTGGCGTCGCCCACGCTCGCCCTCGCGCAGGCTCCCGCACCCCAGCAGCCGGCCGCGCCCAAGACGCAGCAGGCGGCCTCCGGTCAGGCCGGCAACCTCCAGCCCGCCACGCGTGAGGCCCAGTCGCTGGCCTCGCTGGCGCCCCTGGTGGAGTCGGTGAAGTCCGCCGTGGTGAACGTGGACGTGCAGGCCCGTCCGGAAGTGCCGGAAGGCATGGAGGACAACCCGCTCTTCGACCGCTTCTTCGGAGGCAACGGGCGGGGCCGCGGCGGCGGACGCAGCGAGCGCGAGCAGATCCGCCAGGGCGCCGGGTCCGGCTTCATCATCGACCCCAAGGGCCTGGTGCTCACCAACAACCACGTCATCGAGGACGCGGTCACCATCACCATCCGCCTGGACGACGGCCGTTCGTTCTCGGGCGAGGTGGTGGGCCGCGACCCGCTCACCGACGTGGCCGTGGTGAAGATCAAGGAGAAGGTGGATCAGCTCCCCACCGTGAAGCTGGGGGACTCCGACGCCGTGCGCGTGGGTGACTGGGTGCTGGCCATCGGCAACCCGTTCGGTCTGGCCTCCAGTGTGAGCGTGGGCATCCTGTCCGCTCGTGCCCGGGAGATTGGCGCCAGCGTGTACGACGACTTCCTGCAGACGGACGCGGCCATCAACCCTGGCAACTCCGGTGGCCCGCTCTTCAACATGAAGGGCGAGGTGGTGGGCATCAACACCGCCATCGTCGGCGGCGGCACGGGCATCGGCTTCTCCGTGCCCAGCAACCTCATCAAGGCGCTGCTGCCTCAGCTGGAGAAGGAGGGCGCCGTCACGCGCGGCTGGCTGGGCGTGGGCATCCAGCCCCTCACGCGCGAGCTGGGCCAGGCGCTGAAGCTGTCGGTGAGCGAGGGCGCCATCCTCACGCAGATCACCCCCGACTCCCCGGCGGCGAAGGCCGGGCTCAAGCCGGACGACGTGGTGGTGGCCGTGGACGGCAAGCAGGTGCGCTCCGACAGCGACCTCACCCGTACCGTGGCGCTCAAGAAGCCCAACACCGTCGCGACGCTGTCCCTCTACCGCGACGGCAAGAAGCAGGACGTCAAGGTGACCATGGGCACCCGGCCGGACCTGGAGGGCCTGTCCAAGAAGAAGCCGGGGGCCACCGACGAGCAGGACAGCTCACGCCGCGTGGGCGTGTCCCTGCAGGACCTGGATGCCCGCACGGCGTCCCAGGCGGGCTTCACCGAGCGCGCCGGCGCGCTCATCACCGACATCGTCCCGGGCTCGCCCGCGGACCGCGCGCAGCTGACGCCGGGCATGCTGGTGGTGGAGGCGAACAAGAAGCCCATCGCCAGCGCGAAGGAGCTGGCCGCGGCCATCCGCGCCGCGCCCAAGGGCAGCACGCTGCTCTTGCGCGTGGCCGGCCCTGGCGGCGGACGCCTGCTGCGCGCGCTGACCGTTCCTTGA
- a CDS encoding glycoside hydrolase family 57 protein translates to MSLGSLALVLHAHLPFVRHPEYEDFLEEDWLYEAISETYLPLLRVFDRLVEDHVPFRVTMTLSPTLVSMLNDDLLRERYARRLDSLCELGAREVHRTRDDPTFHPLAVFHRDHFESLRLAYHNHYRRDLVAAFRRLQDSGHLDILTCNATHGFLPLMQQTPEAVRAQVTVAANHYRQNFGRDPAGIWLAECGYYPGLERILSAERIRYFFADTHALTDATPRPLHGPYAPIFTEPGVAAFARDPESSQQVWSTEHGYPGDPVYREFYRDIGWDLDLDYVRPFIQPTGDRKNTGFKYFRITGKTNDKQPYDPAAARERAWVHAGNFLFNRERQFEYLASRMGGRKPVVVAPYDAELFGHWWFEGPHFIDALIRQAARNPSRFQLISPLDDLREHPENQVATPPLSSWGAGGYANMWLDGTNDWIYRHLNHAARQMVELARDFPDASSLMRRALNQAARELLLAQASDWAFIMKTGTMVDYAVRRTKEHLQRFLRLHDQVRAGTIDESWLSHVEGRNNLFPELDYRVYRPG, encoded by the coding sequence ATGAGCCTGGGCTCCCTCGCGCTGGTCCTTCACGCGCACCTGCCGTTCGTTCGCCACCCCGAGTACGAAGACTTCCTCGAGGAGGACTGGCTCTACGAAGCCATCTCCGAGACGTACCTGCCGCTCTTGCGCGTGTTCGACAGACTGGTCGAGGACCACGTCCCCTTCCGGGTGACGATGACGCTCTCGCCCACGCTCGTGTCGATGCTCAACGACGACCTGCTGCGGGAGCGCTACGCCCGGCGGCTGGATTCGCTCTGCGAGCTGGGCGCCCGCGAGGTTCACCGCACCCGGGACGACCCCACCTTCCACCCGCTGGCCGTCTTCCACCGCGACCACTTCGAATCGCTGCGGCTCGCGTACCACAACCACTACCGGCGCGACCTGGTGGCCGCGTTCCGCAGGCTCCAGGACTCCGGCCACCTGGACATCCTCACCTGCAACGCGACCCACGGCTTCCTGCCGCTCATGCAGCAGACGCCGGAAGCAGTTCGCGCGCAGGTGACGGTGGCGGCGAACCACTACCGCCAGAACTTCGGCCGAGACCCCGCCGGCATCTGGCTGGCCGAGTGCGGCTACTACCCGGGCCTGGAGCGCATCCTCTCCGCCGAGCGCATCCGCTACTTCTTCGCGGACACGCACGCGCTCACGGACGCCACGCCCCGCCCGCTGCACGGCCCGTACGCGCCCATCTTCACCGAGCCCGGCGTGGCCGCCTTCGCGCGCGACCCGGAGAGCAGCCAGCAGGTCTGGAGCACCGAGCACGGCTACCCCGGCGACCCCGTCTACCGCGAGTTCTACCGGGACATCGGCTGGGACCTGGACCTGGACTACGTCCGGCCCTTCATCCAGCCCACCGGCGACCGCAAGAACACCGGCTTCAAGTACTTCCGCATCACCGGCAAGACGAACGACAAGCAGCCCTACGACCCGGCCGCAGCTCGCGAGCGCGCCTGGGTCCACGCGGGCAACTTCCTCTTCAACCGCGAGCGCCAGTTCGAATACCTCGCGTCGCGCATGGGCGGCCGCAAGCCCGTGGTCGTCGCGCCCTATGACGCGGAGCTCTTCGGCCACTGGTGGTTCGAGGGTCCCCACTTCATCGACGCCCTCATCCGCCAGGCCGCGCGCAACCCCAGCCGCTTCCAACTCATCAGCCCGCTGGACGACCTGCGCGAGCACCCTGAGAACCAGGTGGCCACGCCGCCCCTGTCGTCCTGGGGCGCGGGCGGCTACGCGAACATGTGGCTGGATGGGACCAACGACTGGATCTACCGGCACCTGAACCACGCCGCGCGGCAGATGGTGGAGCTGGCCCGGGACTTCCCGGACGCGTCGTCCCTCATGCGCCGGGCGCTGAACCAGGCCGCTCGCGAGCTGCTGCTGGCGCAGGCCTCCGACTGGGCCTTCATCATGAAGACCGGCACCATGGTGGACTACGCCGTGCGCCGCACGAAGGAGCACCTGCAGCGCTTCCTGCGCCTGCACGACCAGGTGCGCGCCGGAACCATCGACGAGTCCTGGCTGTCCCACGTCGAAGGACGCAACAACCTGTTCCCCGAGCTGGATTACCGCGTCTACCGGCCCGGTTGA
- a CDS encoding DUF4912 domain-containing protein: MDERKGVTVSYLRQLARKYLREGAGASRGRELVTSLAERIPALGRLARMAGLATSRRGSGDVGGEERTLDSGPADSRSAKGPTPESMPLPSPESAAAPQARELSEEPITEPSGGPKTRPARVVTFPAREKARRDPEDEDTVSLSPEAPTPRPSSSPKAEQPAAAPPAPASEPPHAAEPLVEGFFVTKMAGEKEARRHHLLEEQAPRLPPADASPERNEHLAMLPLDYQDDAMVLLARDPHTLFVFWDFSDASRSRALDDLPAPRAVMKVFDGEGVSREVDFALESRSFYLQGMTPGRTYRVEAHFVGSDGRSRRIGHSSNRATLPPAGPSADTSIRFLRMPPPPVVDRSREAVPTAASVRVPRVEEREYVTWRRVQLPGSAGLADVPEVHRERTETYVDAPRVPGASDQRYAEEAYLESAPRAPGASDQQYARVGEATLGEGAVLAPSRAPGASDQRYLDVERAPGASDQRYGGDVAGPSYLEVPRAPGASDQRYGGDVVGTPYLEVPRATGASDQRHGQVLLPGGVSEYRYLDVPRAPGASDQRYVAGGQGTQGVQRAPGTSDQQYLTVPRAAGASDQRYLTVPRAAGASDQQYLSVPRAAGASDQQYLTVSRAAGASDQRYLSVDRATGASDQQYLTVPRAVGASDQRYLSADRATGASDQPGAAGRSDAWSPESPTSRGDLLEARDLSSTSSPVGAEGSFPSGPSTHGAATTDSWRPTEPEPPKDPWALSVARGPSASEQRALDKAREAARRAAVASVSASPSPAKAEAPRTAPAQVEAPAPKVETPAASSAVAPKADAAKSPPAKAAQKPPEPKPSGSKSSKSRPSRRGRK, from the coding sequence ATGGATGAGCGGAAGGGCGTCACCGTGAGCTACCTGCGGCAGCTGGCCCGGAAATACCTCCGGGAGGGAGCTGGCGCGTCCCGCGGGCGGGAGCTGGTCACCTCGCTGGCCGAGCGCATTCCCGCCCTGGGGCGGCTCGCGCGCATGGCCGGCCTGGCGACGTCCCGGCGCGGCTCCGGTGACGTGGGCGGCGAGGAGCGGACGCTGGATTCCGGCCCTGCGGATTCCCGCTCCGCCAAGGGGCCGACCCCCGAGTCCATGCCCCTGCCTTCGCCCGAAAGTGCCGCCGCGCCGCAGGCACGAGAACTTTCCGAGGAGCCCATCACGGAGCCCAGCGGTGGCCCCAAGACGCGGCCCGCGCGCGTGGTGACGTTCCCCGCCCGCGAGAAGGCGCGCCGCGACCCGGAAGACGAGGACACGGTGTCCCTGTCGCCGGAAGCGCCCACGCCGCGCCCGTCGAGTTCTCCCAAGGCAGAACAGCCCGCCGCCGCGCCGCCCGCGCCCGCGAGCGAGCCGCCGCACGCCGCCGAGCCCCTGGTGGAGGGGTTCTTCGTGACGAAGATGGCGGGGGAGAAGGAGGCGCGCCGCCATCACCTTCTGGAGGAGCAGGCGCCGCGTCTTCCTCCGGCGGACGCGTCGCCCGAGCGGAACGAGCACCTGGCCATGCTGCCCCTGGACTACCAGGACGACGCGATGGTGCTGCTCGCGAGGGATCCGCACACGCTCTTCGTCTTCTGGGACTTCAGCGACGCGAGCCGGAGCCGGGCGCTGGACGACCTGCCGGCGCCGCGCGCGGTGATGAAGGTGTTCGACGGCGAGGGCGTGTCGCGCGAGGTGGACTTCGCGCTGGAGTCGCGCAGCTTCTATCTGCAGGGCATGACGCCCGGGCGAACGTACCGGGTGGAGGCGCACTTCGTCGGTTCGGATGGCCGGTCGCGCCGCATTGGACATTCGTCCAATCGGGCCACGCTGCCGCCCGCGGGGCCGTCGGCGGACACGTCCATCCGGTTCCTGCGCATGCCGCCTCCACCGGTGGTGGACCGGTCGCGCGAAGCCGTCCCCACCGCGGCGTCCGTGCGCGTCCCTCGGGTGGAGGAGCGCGAGTACGTCACCTGGCGCCGGGTGCAGCTGCCGGGGAGCGCCGGGTTGGCGGACGTGCCGGAGGTCCACCGTGAGCGCACCGAGACTTATGTCGATGCGCCGCGCGTCCCTGGGGCTTCGGATCAGCGCTACGCGGAAGAGGCGTATCTGGAGAGCGCGCCGCGTGCGCCGGGGGCGTCCGACCAGCAGTATGCGCGCGTGGGGGAGGCGACGCTCGGTGAGGGCGCGGTGCTGGCCCCGTCTCGCGCTCCCGGGGCGTCGGATCAGCGCTACCTGGACGTGGAGCGGGCTCCGGGTGCTTCGGACCAGCGCTACGGTGGAGACGTCGCGGGTCCTTCGTACCTGGAGGTGCCGCGCGCTCCGGGTGCTTCGGATCAGCGGTACGGTGGAGACGTGGTGGGCACTCCGTATCTGGAGGTGCCGCGCGCGACGGGCGCTTCGGATCAGCGCCACGGTCAGGTGCTGCTGCCGGGCGGCGTTTCGGAGTACCGCTATCTGGACGTGCCGCGTGCACCCGGCGCTTCGGACCAGCGGTACGTGGCGGGAGGGCAGGGGACCCAGGGCGTGCAGCGTGCGCCGGGGACTTCGGACCAGCAGTACCTCACCGTGCCTCGTGCCGCGGGCGCTTCGGATCAGCGGTATCTGACCGTGCCTCGCGCCGCGGGTGCGTCGGACCAGCAGTACTTGAGCGTGCCTCGTGCCGCAGGGGCTTCGGACCAGCAGTACCTCACCGTGTCGCGTGCGGCGGGCGCTTCGGATCAGCGCTACCTGTCCGTGGATCGCGCCACGGGCGCGTCGGATCAGCAATACCTCACCGTGCCTCGGGCGGTGGGCGCATCGGATCAGCGCTACCTGTCCGCGGATCGTGCGACGGGCGCATCGGATCAGCCTGGTGCGGCCGGGCGCTCGGATGCCTGGTCTCCGGAGTCCCCGACCTCACGGGGTGACCTGCTCGAAGCACGGGACCTCTCGTCGACATCGTCTCCAGTGGGCGCCGAGGGTTCGTTCCCGTCCGGCCCATCGACGCACGGCGCGGCCACCACGGATTCGTGGCGGCCCACGGAGCCGGAGCCTCCCAAGGACCCGTGGGCCTTGAGCGTGGCGCGCGGTCCTTCCGCGTCCGAACAGCGTGCCCTCGACAAGGCCCGCGAGGCCGCGCGACGGGCCGCAGTGGCCTCCGTTTCCGCGAGCCCCTCGCCCGCGAAGGCCGAGGCTCCGCGCACTGCGCCCGCGCAAGTCGAGGCTCCGGCCCCGAAGGTGGAGACCCCGGCGGCTTCGAGCGCCGTGGCTCCCAAGGCGGACGCCGCGAAGTCCCCGCCCGCGAAGGCGGCCCAGAAACCACCGGAGCCCAAGCCCTCGGGCTCCAAGTCCTCCAAGTCCCGGCCCTCGCGCCGTGGACGGAAGTGA
- a CDS encoding GGDEF domain-containing protein: protein MALGSETIGRKLLWSIALPGLVVALLGVGHFSREARQAVREGTHLEALALAEAVASTFTLPQAPGAAPHGAVADVLSSDTRLFRSVEDLRVLTPDGRIRWSRRPAEQGHPHPEAARLSATGPETARSSDHGTEVVRPLGGPECSGCHTGEAAQRMGVLQVRMGEPALTRQLQTVFQDALGAMVLFVGILGLVTWLSLRFVLTAPLKRLSEAMGRAADGDLLVRAEARSTDEISRLGAAFNQMLARLTSMKVEEIDTHRDLQLVKEKLALKDELEERLTELSLLFDVARSLNTTLELDELLSRITRLVVERLHIPDFSIMLLNEEGMLEVKHAWPQGRGLEGHTFAMGEGACGRAAQTRKAVYLPDLTDSTSIFARRGLRGGSEHGSLLAVPMVHADTLLGVINFQRPETASISAEEIELFTAVADQAATAVTNARLHAETVKLTLTDALTGVPNRRHLFQRLDLELARAQRFGVPLALLMVDVDHFKRLNDLAGHRAGDETLRRVSDVLRTRARKVDTLGRYGGEEFVLLLPQVSKATAVEVAETLRRAVADSVTLSRPGLPGGHVTVSIGVSHFPTDASAQDMLVDCADSALYCSKRTGRNRVTAFEPGMEVHPGRERSISAPPADAPPTPPAPSGIAKA, encoded by the coding sequence ATGGCCCTCGGTTCCGAGACGATTGGCAGGAAGCTCTTGTGGAGCATCGCGCTGCCCGGGTTGGTGGTGGCGCTCCTGGGCGTGGGGCACTTCTCGCGCGAAGCCCGGCAGGCGGTGCGTGAAGGCACGCACCTGGAGGCGCTCGCGTTGGCGGAGGCCGTCGCCTCCACCTTCACGCTGCCGCAGGCGCCGGGCGCGGCACCGCATGGCGCGGTCGCGGACGTGCTGTCGTCGGACACGCGGCTGTTCCGCTCCGTGGAGGACCTGCGGGTCCTGACGCCGGACGGGCGCATCCGGTGGAGCAGGCGGCCGGCCGAGCAGGGCCATCCGCACCCGGAGGCCGCGCGGCTGTCCGCGACGGGGCCGGAGACGGCGCGCTCCAGCGACCACGGCACGGAGGTGGTGCGGCCCCTGGGCGGTCCTGAGTGCTCCGGCTGTCACACCGGCGAGGCCGCGCAGCGCATGGGCGTGCTTCAGGTGCGCATGGGCGAGCCCGCGCTGACCCGCCAGCTCCAGACGGTGTTCCAGGACGCGCTGGGCGCGATGGTGCTCTTCGTGGGCATCCTGGGGCTCGTCACGTGGCTGTCCCTGCGCTTCGTGCTCACCGCGCCGCTCAAGCGGCTGAGCGAGGCCATGGGCCGCGCGGCCGACGGCGACCTGCTGGTGCGCGCGGAGGCCCGGAGCACGGACGAGATTTCCCGGCTGGGCGCGGCCTTCAACCAGATGCTCGCGCGGCTCACCTCCATGAAGGTGGAGGAGATCGACACGCACCGCGACCTGCAGCTGGTGAAGGAGAAGCTGGCGCTGAAGGACGAGCTGGAGGAGCGCCTGACGGAGCTGTCGCTGCTGTTCGACGTGGCCCGCTCGCTCAACACCACGCTGGAGCTGGACGAGCTCCTGTCGCGCATCACCCGCCTGGTGGTGGAGCGGCTGCACATCCCGGACTTCTCCATCATGCTCCTCAACGAGGAGGGCATGCTGGAGGTGAAGCACGCGTGGCCGCAGGGCCGGGGCCTGGAGGGCCACACCTTCGCCATGGGCGAGGGCGCGTGCGGCCGGGCCGCCCAGACGCGCAAGGCGGTGTACCTGCCGGACCTGACGGACAGCACCAGCATCTTCGCGCGGCGCGGGCTGCGCGGCGGCTCGGAGCACGGTTCGCTGCTGGCGGTGCCCATGGTGCACGCGGACACGCTCCTGGGCGTCATCAACTTCCAGCGCCCGGAGACGGCGAGCATCTCCGCGGAGGAGATCGAACTCTTCACCGCGGTGGCGGATCAGGCCGCGACGGCGGTGACGAACGCGCGCCTGCACGCGGAGACGGTGAAGCTCACGCTGACGGACGCGCTCACGGGCGTGCCCAACCGCCGCCACCTCTTCCAGCGGCTGGACCTGGAGCTGGCGCGGGCCCAGCGCTTCGGCGTGCCGCTGGCGCTGCTGATGGTGGACGTGGACCACTTCAAGCGGCTCAACGACCTGGCCGGACACCGCGCCGGAGACGAGACGCTGCGCCGGGTCTCCGACGTGCTCCGGACCCGCGCGCGCAAGGTGGACACGCTGGGGCGCTACGGCGGCGAGGAGTTCGTGCTGCTCTTGCCGCAGGTGTCCAAGGCCACGGCGGTGGAGGTGGCGGAGACGCTGCGCCGCGCGGTGGCGGACTCCGTCACGCTCAGCCGCCCGGGGCTGCCCGGGGGCCACGTCACGGTGTCCATCGGCGTCTCGCACTTCCCCACGGACGCGTCGGCGCAGGACATGCTGGTGGATTGCGCGGACTCGGCGCTCTATTGCAGCAAGCGCACGGGCCGCAACCGGGTGACGGCGTTCGAGCCCGGCATGGAGGTCCACCCCGGACGCGAGCGCAGCATCAGCGCGCCGCCCGCGGACGCGCCCCCCACGCCGCCCGCGCCCTCCGGCATCGCGAAGGCCTGA